The following are encoded together in the Bos indicus isolate NIAB-ARS_2022 breed Sahiwal x Tharparkar chromosome 27, NIAB-ARS_B.indTharparkar_mat_pri_1.0, whole genome shotgun sequence genome:
- the DDHD2 gene encoding triacylglycerol hydrolase DDHD2 isoform X1, giving the protein MSSVESQQEQSSQSDPSPSPNSCSSFELLDMDAGSLYEPVSPHWFYCKIIDSKETWIPFNSQDSQQLEEAYSSGKDCDRIVPTDGGRYDVHLGERMRYAVYWDELASEVRRCTWFYKGDKDNKYVPYSESFSEVLEETYMLAVTLDEWKKKLESPNREIIILHNPKLMVHYQPVAGSDEWGSAPAEQGRPRTVKRGVENISVDIHCGEPLQIDHLVFVVHGIGPACDLRFRSIVQCVNDFRSVSLNLLQTHFKKAQENQQIGRVEFLPVNWHSPLHSTGVDVDLQRITLPSINRLRHFTNDTILDVFFYNSPTYCQTIVDTVASEMNRIYILFLQRNPDFKGSVSIAGHSLGSLILFDILTNQKDSLGDTDSKKDLPSIFMDQGDTPTLEEELKKLQLSEFFSIFEKEKIDKEALTLCTDKDLQEMGIPLGPRKKILNYFRTRKNSMGVNRPTPQSPAGANMSNIPKESEFYSSTDGLDVGIGQVPVKYPRLIYKPEIFFAFGSPIGMFLTVRGLKRIDPNYRFPTCKGFFNIYHPFDPVAYRIEPMVVPGVEFEPMLIPHHKGRKRMHLELREGLTRMSMDLKNNLLGSLRMAWKSFTRAPYPALQASETAEETEAEPESNSEKHSDVNTEENPVPVKEEAPPIHVGMLNGGQRIDYVLQEKPIESFNEYLFALQSHLCYWESEDTVLLVLKEIYQTQGIFLDQPLQ; this is encoded by the exons ATGTCATCAGTGGAGTCACAGCAGGAACAGTCGTCCCAGTCAGACCCATCTCCATCACCAAATTCATGTAGTTCCTTTGAGCTCCTAGACATGGATGCTGGCAGTTTGTATGAACCAGTTTCTCCTCATTGGTTTTATTGTAAGATAATAGATTCTAAGGAGACATGGATTCCTTTCAACTCGCAGGATTCACAGCAGCTGGAAGAGGCATACAGCTCTG GAAAAGATTGTGATAGAATTGTTCCCACTGATGGGGGTAGATATGATGTTCATTTGGGGGAGAGGATGCGGTATGCTGTTTACTGGGATGAGCTGGCTTCAGAAGTGAGACGATGTACCTGGTTTTACAAAGGAGACAAAGATAATAAGTATGTTCCATACTCGGAGAGCTTCAGCGAAGTTCTAGAG GAAACTTACATGCTTGCTGTAACTctggatgaatggaaaaagaaattggAGTCTCCCAACAGAGAAATTATTATATTACACAATCCAAAG cTTATGGTGCATTACCAGCCAGTTGCAGGGTCCGATGAATGGGGTTCAGCACCTGCTGAGCAAGGTCGACCTCGAACAGTGAAGAGGGGGGTTGAGAACATCTCTGTTGACATTCACTGTG GGGAACCTTTACAAATAGATCACTTGGTTTTTGTAGTCCATGGAATCGGACCTGCTTGTGATCTCCGCTTTCGAAGCATTGTACAGTGTG ttaATGATTTTCGCAGTGTTTCTTTGAACCTGCTACAGACTCATTTTaagaaagcccaagaaaatcagCAGATTGGGAGGGTAGAATTTCTCCCAGTCAACTGGCACAGTCCCTTGCATTCCACTGGTGTAGATGT agATCTGCAGCGAATAACCCTTCCTAGCATTAACCGCCTCAGGCACTTTACAAACGACACGATTCTGGATGTCTTCTTCTACAACAGCCCCACCTACTGTCAGACTATCGTGGACACAGTCGCTTCTGAAATGAACCGAATTTATATACTTTTCCTGCAGAGGAACCCTGATTTCAAAGGGAGTGTATCCATTGCTGGTCATAGTTTAG GTTCGCTTATATTGTTTGATATCCTAACAAATCAGAAAGATTCTTTGGGAGATACTGACAGTAAAAAG gaTTTGCCAAGTATTTTCATGGATCAAGGAGATACACCAACACTGGAGGAAGAGTTGAAGAAACTTCAACTGTCTGAATTCTTTAGTATCTTTGAGAAGGAGAAAATAGATAAGGAAGCTCtg ACTTTATGTACAGACAAAGACCTTCAGGAAATGGGAATTCCTTTAGGACCAAGAAAGAAGATACTAAACTACTTTAGGACCAGAAAAAATTCAATG GGTGTTAATAGACCAACCCCTCAATCACCTGCTGGGGCAAATATGTCTAATATCCCCAAAGAGTCGGAGTTCTACAGTAGTACTGATGGTCTGGACGTCGGCATTGGGCAG GTGCCTGTAAAATACCCCCGGCTTATCTATAAACCAGAAATATTCTTTGCTTTTGGATCTCCCATTGGAATGTTCCTTACTGTCCGGGGACTGAAAAGAATTGACCCCAACTACAGATTTCCAACATGCAAAGGTTTCTTCAATATTTATCACCCT TTTGATCCTGTGGCCTATAGGATTGAACCAATGGTggtcccaggagtggaatttgaGCCAATGCTGATCCCACATCATAAAGGCAGGAAGCGGATGCACTTAG AACTGAGAGAAGGCTTGACCAGGATGAGCATGGACCTTAAGAATAACTTGCTAGGTTCGCTGCGGATGGCCTGGAAGTCTTTCACCAGAGCTCCATACCCTGCCTTACAAGCTTCGGAAACTGcggaagaaacagaagcagaaccTGAGTCAAATTCGGAGAAGCATAGTG ATGTTAACACAGAAGAGAACCCTGTACCAGTGAAAGAGGAAGCCCCCCCTATCCATGTGGGAATGCTGAATGGAGGCCAGCGCATTGACTATGTGCTACAGGAGAAGCCCATTGAaagttttaatgaatatttatttgctttacaAAGCCATCTGTGCTACTG
- the DDHD2 gene encoding triacylglycerol hydrolase DDHD2 isoform X2 has translation MRYAVYWDELASEVRRCTWFYKGDKDNKYVPYSESFSEVLEETYMLAVTLDEWKKKLESPNREIIILHNPKLMVHYQPVAGSDEWGSAPAEQGRPRTVKRGVENISVDIHCGEPLQIDHLVFVVHGIGPACDLRFRSIVQCVNDFRSVSLNLLQTHFKKAQENQQIGRVEFLPVNWHSPLHSTGVDVDLQRITLPSINRLRHFTNDTILDVFFYNSPTYCQTIVDTVASEMNRIYILFLQRNPDFKGSVSIAGHSLGSLILFDILTNQKDSLGDTDSKKDLPSIFMDQGDTPTLEEELKKLQLSEFFSIFEKEKIDKEALTLCTDKDLQEMGIPLGPRKKILNYFRTRKNSMGVNRPTPQSPAGANMSNIPKESEFYSSTDGLDVGIGQVPVKYPRLIYKPEIFFAFGSPIGMFLTVRGLKRIDPNYRFPTCKGFFNIYHPFDPVAYRIEPMVVPGVEFEPMLIPHHKGRKRMHLELREGLTRMSMDLKNNLLGSLRMAWKSFTRAPYPALQASETAEETEAEPESNSEKHSDVNTEENPVPVKEEAPPIHVGMLNGGQRIDYVLQEKPIESFNEYLFALQSHLCYWESEDTVLLVLKEIYQTQGIFLDQPLQ, from the exons ATGCGGTATGCTGTTTACTGGGATGAGCTGGCTTCAGAAGTGAGACGATGTACCTGGTTTTACAAAGGAGACAAAGATAATAAGTATGTTCCATACTCGGAGAGCTTCAGCGAAGTTCTAGAG GAAACTTACATGCTTGCTGTAACTctggatgaatggaaaaagaaattggAGTCTCCCAACAGAGAAATTATTATATTACACAATCCAAAG cTTATGGTGCATTACCAGCCAGTTGCAGGGTCCGATGAATGGGGTTCAGCACCTGCTGAGCAAGGTCGACCTCGAACAGTGAAGAGGGGGGTTGAGAACATCTCTGTTGACATTCACTGTG GGGAACCTTTACAAATAGATCACTTGGTTTTTGTAGTCCATGGAATCGGACCTGCTTGTGATCTCCGCTTTCGAAGCATTGTACAGTGTG ttaATGATTTTCGCAGTGTTTCTTTGAACCTGCTACAGACTCATTTTaagaaagcccaagaaaatcagCAGATTGGGAGGGTAGAATTTCTCCCAGTCAACTGGCACAGTCCCTTGCATTCCACTGGTGTAGATGT agATCTGCAGCGAATAACCCTTCCTAGCATTAACCGCCTCAGGCACTTTACAAACGACACGATTCTGGATGTCTTCTTCTACAACAGCCCCACCTACTGTCAGACTATCGTGGACACAGTCGCTTCTGAAATGAACCGAATTTATATACTTTTCCTGCAGAGGAACCCTGATTTCAAAGGGAGTGTATCCATTGCTGGTCATAGTTTAG GTTCGCTTATATTGTTTGATATCCTAACAAATCAGAAAGATTCTTTGGGAGATACTGACAGTAAAAAG gaTTTGCCAAGTATTTTCATGGATCAAGGAGATACACCAACACTGGAGGAAGAGTTGAAGAAACTTCAACTGTCTGAATTCTTTAGTATCTTTGAGAAGGAGAAAATAGATAAGGAAGCTCtg ACTTTATGTACAGACAAAGACCTTCAGGAAATGGGAATTCCTTTAGGACCAAGAAAGAAGATACTAAACTACTTTAGGACCAGAAAAAATTCAATG GGTGTTAATAGACCAACCCCTCAATCACCTGCTGGGGCAAATATGTCTAATATCCCCAAAGAGTCGGAGTTCTACAGTAGTACTGATGGTCTGGACGTCGGCATTGGGCAG GTGCCTGTAAAATACCCCCGGCTTATCTATAAACCAGAAATATTCTTTGCTTTTGGATCTCCCATTGGAATGTTCCTTACTGTCCGGGGACTGAAAAGAATTGACCCCAACTACAGATTTCCAACATGCAAAGGTTTCTTCAATATTTATCACCCT TTTGATCCTGTGGCCTATAGGATTGAACCAATGGTggtcccaggagtggaatttgaGCCAATGCTGATCCCACATCATAAAGGCAGGAAGCGGATGCACTTAG AACTGAGAGAAGGCTTGACCAGGATGAGCATGGACCTTAAGAATAACTTGCTAGGTTCGCTGCGGATGGCCTGGAAGTCTTTCACCAGAGCTCCATACCCTGCCTTACAAGCTTCGGAAACTGcggaagaaacagaagcagaaccTGAGTCAAATTCGGAGAAGCATAGTG ATGTTAACACAGAAGAGAACCCTGTACCAGTGAAAGAGGAAGCCCCCCCTATCCATGTGGGAATGCTGAATGGAGGCCAGCGCATTGACTATGTGCTACAGGAGAAGCCCATTGAaagttttaatgaatatttatttgctttacaAAGCCATCTGTGCTACTG